A section of the Rossellomorea marisflavi genome encodes:
- a CDS encoding glycosyltransferase family 4 protein → MKILLSTIFEYPHEGGLSTHVATLKNGLEALGHQVDVLSFTDLNPLVRKAYAQAPGFIASKIKPGSGQLMNDQNRMTLIHKELNKLKGQYDVVNTQDVYATLAAEGTGIPVVETVHGYYSFEAISRGAIAEGSKEDITVREREKRAYTLADEVVTVDQRIKDYVKSMSGVEATAIKNFIDVEDFDPGKLDLSGIREEFGIPTDKRMLFVPRRMTEKNGVIYPTLALRKVLDRHPDTVLVYAGTGEQMPAIKKEVEQQGLEGDVLLLGTVPHEKMKYLYGTSDIVLVPSVHSYGVEEATSISALEAMGSRSPVIAGAVGGLKEIIEHEKDGLLVTEKDVDGLSEAILKVLGSPTFAEQLARNARTKIEQMYSHHSAATRFEEIYMKAANKA, encoded by the coding sequence ATGAAGATCCTTTTATCTACCATATTCGAATATCCTCACGAGGGAGGCCTCTCCACCCATGTGGCGACCCTTAAGAATGGCCTCGAGGCACTTGGCCACCAGGTGGACGTCCTTTCCTTCACCGATTTGAATCCCCTCGTGCGAAAGGCATACGCCCAGGCACCGGGATTCATCGCAAGTAAGATCAAACCGGGGTCCGGCCAGCTCATGAACGATCAGAATCGGATGACGCTGATCCATAAAGAATTGAACAAGCTCAAAGGACAGTACGACGTCGTGAACACCCAGGATGTTTATGCCACATTGGCTGCAGAAGGAACCGGCATCCCCGTCGTTGAGACGGTCCATGGCTACTATTCCTTCGAGGCCATCAGCCGCGGGGCAATCGCAGAGGGAAGCAAGGAAGACATCACTGTCCGCGAGCGCGAAAAAAGGGCCTACACCCTTGCCGACGAAGTGGTCACCGTCGATCAGCGGATCAAGGATTATGTGAAATCCATGTCTGGTGTTGAAGCGACAGCCATCAAAAATTTCATCGACGTAGAAGACTTCGATCCCGGGAAACTAGATCTATCAGGTATACGGGAGGAATTCGGCATCCCGACAGATAAGAGGATGCTCTTCGTCCCAAGAAGAATGACCGAGAAAAACGGGGTCATCTATCCGACCCTCGCCCTCAGGAAGGTCCTCGACCGCCATCCCGATACCGTCCTCGTCTATGCCGGGACCGGTGAACAGATGCCTGCCATCAAGAAGGAAGTCGAACAGCAGGGCCTTGAGGGTGATGTCCTCCTCCTTGGCACGGTGCCTCATGAAAAGATGAAATACCTGTACGGGACTTCGGACATCGTCCTTGTGCCGAGCGTCCATTCCTACGGTGTCGAAGAGGCGACCTCGATTTCCGCCCTGGAAGCGATGGGTTCAAGATCCCCTGTCATCGCAGGCGCCGTCGGCGGTTTGAAGGAAATCATCGAGCACGAAAAGGACGGTCTCCTCGTGACGGAGAAGGATGTGGACGGCCTTTCCGAAGCGATCCTGAAGGTATTGGGCTCACCCACATTCGCCGAACAGCTCGCCCGGAACGCCCGGACGAAGATCGAGCAGATGTACTCTCACCACTCCGCCGCCACACGGTTCGAAGAGATTTATATGAAAGCCGCCAACAAGGCTTGA